Proteins found in one Hoplias malabaricus isolate fHopMal1 chromosome 17, fHopMal1.hap1, whole genome shotgun sequence genomic segment:
- the mtmr7a gene encoding myotubularin-related protein 7a codes for MMEHIKLPKVEKVQLLDRGSSRRAQVGTLYLTASHTIFVDNEAGVPNELWVLHSLVCNVEKQNPTASGFPLLIQCKNFQVIQLIIQQENECNNVFMSLWRLCRPERYEELYCFSFKPNVDKTEMDLAWDFINLRAEYNRMGIPNKLWHVTPINREYRVCDTYPAELFVPKSASLPVIVGSSKFRSRGRFPTLSYYCKETQAAICRSSQPLSGFSARCLEDEQMLEAIMKSNPGSRFLYVVDTRPKLNAMANRATGKGYESEDNYTNIKFQFIGIENIHVMRNSQQKLIEASDIRSPSMGEFLNGLENSDWLRHIQSILVAGSFIAKAVAEEGVSVLVHCSDGWDRTAQVCSVAGVLLDPYYRTLKGLMVLIEKDWVSFGHKFSHRYSHLDVDPKEVSPIMDQFLECLWQLLEQFPCAFEYNERFLITIHNHIHSCQYGNFICNSEKERKEQGIREKTHSLWPHLWKNKSDFVNPLFRTDRDKTQGVLRPLTTPYCFKFWRGLYNHFDRGMHPRQSVLDSLMAVNEETQQLEELLAVCKQKLVALGKEQGNSLHVTKNKMNHSQALWAEPTHLNIANSPQDYIGVILSAGPKDWPLQQRETEGTELSVFGYTPKSSDPDNSDQESGVADFSGHSSSVGDSFPSEDSVKDADSDEAAFSNV; via the exons atgatggAGCACATCAAATTGCCAAAG GTTGAAAAAGTCCAGTTATTGGACAGGGGCTCTTCTCGAAGGGCACAAGTGGGCACCCTCTACTTGACTGCCTCACATACCATCTTTGTGGACAACGAGGCTGGAGTTCCCAATGAATTATGG GTTCTCCATAGTTTAGTTTGTAATGTTGAGAAGCAAAATCCCACTGCCTCAGGATTTCCACTTCTCATTCAGTGCAAGAATTTCCAGGTCATTCAACTTATCATCCAACAAGAGAATGAGTGCAACAATGTTTTCATGTCACTCTGGCGTCTCTGCAGACCag AACGGTATGAGgaactttattgtttttcatttaagCCTAACGTTGACAAGACTGAGATGGACCTGGCTTGGGACTTCATAAACCTGAGGGCTGAATACAATCGAATGGGAATACCAAATAAGCTCTGGCATGTCACCCCCATCAACCGAGAATACAGG GTGTGTGACACGTATCCTGCCGAGCTGTTTGTGCCTAAATCTGCCAGCCTCCCTGTCATCGTGGGGAGCTCCAAGTTTCGCAGCAGAGGCCGATTTCCCACGTTGTCGTACTACTGCAAAGAAACCCAA GCAGCCATATGTCGCAGCAGCCAGCCCCTCTCTGGCTTCAGTGCCCGCTGCCTGGAAGATGAGCAGATGCTAGAGGCCATCATGAAGTCCAACCCTGGGAGCAGATTCCTGTATGTTGTAGATACCAGACCTAAG CTAAATGCAATGGCAAACCGAGCTACAGGAAAGGGCTATGAAAGTGAGGATAACTACACCAACATCAAGTTTCAGTTCATCGGTATTGAAAACATCCATGTGATGAGGAACAGTCAACAGAAGCTGATCGAAG CGTCTGATATTCGTTCTCCATCCATGGGGGAATTCCTCAATGGCCTTGAAAATTCTGACTGGTTGAGACATATTCAATCCATACTGGTTGCTGGCAGTTTCATTGCCAAG GCTGTGGCAGAGGAAGGGGTCAGTGTCTTGGTCCACTGTTCTGATGGCTGGGATAGAACAGCTCAGGTGTGCTCTGTGGCCGGTGTACTTCTTGACCCATACTACAGGACTCTCAAGGGACTCATG GTGCTGATTGAAAAAGACTGGGTCTCATTTGGACATAAGTTTTCTCACAG ATACAGTCATCTAGATGTAGACCCCAAAGAAGTGTCCCCTATTATGGACCAGTTCCTGGAGTGCCTGTGGCAACTTCTGGAGCAATTTCCCTGTGCCTTTGAATATAACGAGAGATTCCTTATCACCATCCACAATCACATTCATTCTTGTCAGTATGGGAACTTCATTTGTAACagtgaaaaagagaggaaagaaCAGGG CATTAGAGAGAAGACTCACTCCTTATGGCCTCATCTGTGGAAGAACAAGTCAGACTTTGTTAATCCTCTGTTCAGGACCGACAGAGATAAAACTCAGGGAGTTCTACGGCCACTTACTACCCCCTACTGCTTCAA GTTCTGGAGGGGATTGTATAATCATTTTGACAGGGGCATGCACCCACGTCAGTCTGTACTGGACAGTCTGATGGCTGTAAATGAGGAAACACAGCAACTAGAAGAACTGCTTGCTGTGTGTAAACAG AAACTTGTTGCCCTGGGAAAAGAGCAGGGAAACAGCCTTCATGTAACAAAGAATAAAATGAATCATAGCCAAGCTCTCTGGGCCGAGCCAACACACCTAAACATAGCCAACTCGCCTCAGGATTACATTGGTGTGATTTTAAGTGCTGGGCCTAAAGATTGGCCTCTCCAGCAGAGGGAGACAGAAGGCACCGAGCTCAGTGTGTTTGGATACACTCCAAAAAGCTCTGACCCTGACAACAGTGACCAGGAATCAGGAGTAGCTGACTTCAGTGGCCATTCCTCCAGCGTTGGAGATTCTTTTCCAAGTGAAGATAGTGTTAAGGATGCTGATTCAGATGAAGCTGCTTTCAGTAATGTCTGA